The following coding sequences lie in one Fusarium poae strain DAOMC 252244 chromosome 1, whole genome shotgun sequence genomic window:
- a CDS encoding hypothetical protein (MEROPS:MER0006204), with the protein MGSIVVPQGLLQDDSLSVAIVAVDKTGEELLFEGHGKVHDNGKNVDRESIFWLSSMSKLITTFAILRCISQGQITLDEDVTQFLPELASLPILDKSDAGELYTKPRTAPITIRHLLTHQSGCGLAFLHPLLLQYAQDNGLMIDVGNPIEYINSNLLDKVVTATLNKLPLCFESGSGPFLYGSGFDWIGQLVSTLSGQPLESYIQDHICKPLGLTDTNMLFSEIPGSFAENWVRPKTYDTVAGSFKPIVVDIPKHGIASGSHGCYSTPSDFSKLLSVLLNSEIASKIGITESVWKEITKPQLINTNSSGPESMYACMNGPVRHLFGVASLPAATTFDMGLGGAITKDDVDGMRKKGTYGWHGISNTLFWADREAGIAGAVLTNSFPTADERLVALAQWFEKKAYSVHSSS; encoded by the exons ATGGGCAGCATAGTTGTTCCTCAAGGTCTTCTACAGGACGACAGCCTCTCGGTTGCAATTGTAGCAGTCGATAAAACAG GAGAAGAGTTACTGTttgagggccatggcaaGGTGCACGATAATGGCAAGAATGTTGATCGCGAGTCAATCTTCTGGCTGTCCTCCATGTCTAAGCTGATCACCACCTTTGCCATCCTGAGATGTATCTCACAAGGCCAGATTACCTTGGACGAAGATGTCACCCAATTTCTACCAGAATTGGCCTCTCTACCCATCTTGGACAAATCTGATGCAGGGGAGCTGTATACTAAGCCTAGAACCGCACCCATTACCATCAG ACATCTTTTGACTCATCAAAGCGGATGTGGTCTCGCATTCCTTCACCCACTCCTGCTACAATACGCTCAAGATAACGGATTGATGATTGATGTCGGCAATCCGATAGAATAT ATCAATAGTAATCTCTTGGACAAGGTCGTTACGGCTACTTTGAACAAACTACCACTCTGCTTCGAATCCGGTAGCGGTCCGTTCCTCTATGGTTCGGGATTTGACTGGATTGGCCAGTTGGTGTCGACGTTGAGTGGTCAGCCTCTTGAATCTTACATCCAGGATCATATATGCAAGCCTCTGGGTCTCACTGATACGAATATGTTGTTCAGTGAGATCCCCGGGTCTTTCGCTGAGAACTGGGTACGCCCCAAGACCTACGATACTGTTGCAGGTTCGTTCAAACCTATCGTCGTAGACATCCCCAAGCACGGTATAGCTAGTGGTAGTCATGGATGTTATAGCACTCCATCAGACTTTTCCAAACTTCTATCTGTTCTTCTCAACTCAGAGATTGCCTCAAAAATTGGTATCACGGAGTCAGTATGGAAGGAGATTACCAAGCCACagctcatcaacaccaactcCTCTGGCCCTGAGTCGATGTATGCCTGTATGAATGGTCCCGTAAGACACTTGTTTGGTGTTGCCTCGCTACCTGCAGCAACGACCTTTGACATGGGTCTTGGGGGTGCCATCACCAAGGATGACGTTGATGGGATGCGAAAGAAGGGCACTTATGGGTGGCATGGAATCTCAAACACTCTTTTC TGGGCCGACAGAGAAGCTGGGATAGCTGGTGCCGTATTGACAAACTCTTTCCCCACCGCGGATGAAAGATTGGTGGCTCTTGCACAGTGGTTTGAAAAGAAGGCCTATTCCGTTCATTCAAGTAGTTAG
- a CDS encoding hypothetical protein (TransMembrane:12 (i54-71o91-110i122-144o150-172i179-202o208-229i286-311o323-343i364-383o389-414i421-446o458-478i)), with amino-acid sequence MSLLKRALAALSLQPYNPVSIKAEAHPFINPEGFVDFGPDDIENPRNWSMGRRVLITVATVFLDMVGTFSSSAPTGCLPSIANHFGVSLEVAGLNLTLFVLGYCAGPLAFAPLSEIYGRQHIFTITFTLYLASSFLCAFAPNLASLLTGRMLAGIFVSAPLSNGPAVIADIWSPIEMAVAMAGFGAVTFLGPALGPITAGFLDMAKGWRWSFYSLLWLAVAGFFAAFTIPETHAPTILRHKAERIRVAQIPGYETVQAECETQDRSLKNVFKISLTRPWIILFDPISFLIAIYVSVVYTLLYMLFSIYPIVFQERRGWNAGVGALPLLGTSTGACLGGVLVFFDTMRQMKRAEKGKEIVAEHRLPVSIVGGIGFAVSMFWFAWTAEFDSIHWFVPTLAGVGLACSNLLLFVGFLNYLVDTYLAYAASAMAANTILRSACAATAPLFTTKMFHTLGVGGGGSVIGGMATILAAIPFLFYKYGKSIRTRSKFAAASAKNPDPLPSSIEMDQVCEEALTTNESLNNQAVPEK; translated from the exons ATGTCTCTACTCAAACGGGCTCTTGCAGCCCTTTCTCTGCAACCATACAATCCAGTCTCTATCAAGGCTGAGGCTCATCCTTTTATCAATCCCGAAGGTTTTGTCGACTTTGGCCCCGATGACATTGAGAACCCTCGTAACTGGTCCATGGGTCGCCGAGTGCTTATTACTGTCGCCACTGTGTTCCTCGATATGGTGGGCACATTCTCTTCCAGCGCACCTACAGGATGTCTCCCCTCCATCGCCAATCATTTCGGAGTCTCGTTAGAAGTTGCGGGGCTGAATCTCACTCTTTTCGTACTCGGTTACTGCGCTGGCCCTCTCGCATTTGCTCCCCTAAGCGAGATCTACGGCAGACAGCATATCTTCACAATCACGTTTACCCTATACCTTGCATCTAGCTTCCTGTGTGCATTTGCCCCGAATCTCGCCAGTCTTCTTACCGGTCGCATGCTTGCTGGCATATTTGTTTCTGCACCTCTTAGCAATGGTCCAGCTGTTATCGCTGATATTTGGAGTCCAATCGAGATGGCAGTGGCCATGGCTGGTTTCGGAGCCGTCACATTCCTCGGACCCGCCCTCGGACCCatcaccgccgggtttcttgacatGGCTAAGGGTTGGAGATGGAGCTTTTACAGCCTACTATGGCTGGCGGTTGCAGGGTTCTTCGCAGCCTTCACTATTCCCGAAACTCATGCCCCGACAATATTGAGGCACAAAGCAGAGCGTATTCGTGTCGCCCAGATCCCGGGCTACGAGACAGTTCAGGCCGAATGCGAGACACAAGACAGGTCATTAAAAAACGTCTTCAAGATATCGCTCACGCGCCCTTGGATCATTCTTTTTGATCCGATCTCCTTCCTCATCGCCATATATGTGTCGGTTGTGTATACCCTTCTTTATATGCTCTTTTCTATCTATCCTATTGTCTTCCAGGAAAGACGCGGTTGGAATGCTGGAGTTGGTGCTCTGCCTTTGCTGGGAACATCAACTGGGGCATGTCTTGGCGGCGTGCTCGTATTTTTCGACACGATGCGTCAGATGAAACGGGcagagaaaggaaaggaaatcGTAGCAGAGCACCGCCTGCCGGTATCAATTGTCGGAGGGATCGGCTTCGCTGTATCCATGTTTTGGTTTGCTTGGACAGCAGAATTCGA TTCAATTCACTGGTTTGTGCCAACACTAGCTGGCGTTGGGCTTGCATGCTCGAACCTGCTGCTCTTTGTTGGCTTCCTCAACTATCTGGTCGATACATATCTCGCATATGCCGCTTCAGCAATGGCAGCCAACACAATTCTACGCTCTGCGTGTGCAGCAACGGCGCCCCTTTTTACAACTAAAATGTTCCACACTCTGGGagttggcggcggcggaaGTGTCATTGGAGGAATGGCAACTATTCTGGCAGCGATACCGTTTCTGTTCTACAAGTATGGCAAAAGTATTAGAACGCGTAGCAAATTTGCCGCTGCTTCGGCGAAAAATCCTGATCCATTACCTTCGTCAATAGAAATGGATCAGGTGTGTGAAGAGGCTTTGACGACCAACGAATCGCTCAATAACCAAGCAGTTCCGGAAAAGTAG
- a CDS encoding hypothetical protein (SECRETED:SignalP(1-18)), translating to MARSIALAALLYALPIAAKTDIEGCTSFTSTVTVRPEPGYGNTYERVMWYVSDTLEICEGVDCGGGRAPPKSVPGCPLYKGTETVTPRFLESDPMAPETPTPKTSSGYVLLSGVWYSDSDETATGDYTGTALPEETNWSTIGTDGETITEDFSYTGTALPEETNWSTIGTDGETITEDFSYTGTVSSKLTTITSAPAVSTHKSNGTATGTDSDGTSDGTAKPTAVDVDNAGAGVMVKAAGVLAAVAGAVVLAL from the coding sequence ATGGCTCGATCTATCGCCCTTGCTGCCCTCCTTTACGCCCTTCCCATTGCGGCCAAAACAGACATTGAAGGCTGTACATCTTTCACCAGCACCGTCACCGTCAGACCCGAGCCTGGATATGGAAACACATACGAGCGAGTCATGTGGTACGTCTCTGACACGCTCGAGATTTGCGAAGGTGTCGACTGCGGAGGAGGTCGTGCTCCTCCCAAGAGCGTTCCTGGATGTCCTCTGTACAAGGGCACCGAGACCGTGACGCCCAGGTTCCTAGAAAGCGACCCCATGGCCCCCGAGACCCCTACGCCCAAAACCAGCTCTGGATACGTTCTGCTTTCGGGTGTCTGGTACTCTGATAGTGATGAGACTGCCACTGGCGATTACACCGGTACTGCTTTGCCCGAAGAGACTAACTGGTCTACAATTGGTACTGATGGAGAGACTATTACTGAGGATTTCTCTTACACCGGTACTGCTTTGCCAGAAGAGACTAATTGGTCTACTATTGGTACTGATGGAGAGACCATCACTGAGGATTTCTCTTACACTGGTACTGTCTCTTCCAAGCTGACGACAATCACCTCGGcccctgctgtctcaactCACAAGTCTAATGGAACTGCTACTGGAACCGACTCTGATGGAACTTCCGACGGTACTGCTAAGCCTACTGCTGTCGATGTTGACAACGCTGGTGCTGGGGTCATGGTCAAGGCCGCTGGTGttcttgctgctgttgccggTGCCGTTGTCTTGGCTCTGTAG
- a CDS encoding hypothetical protein (TransMembrane:1 (i7-31o)), whose amino-acid sequence MAETRSFLNLVVTAIVTLSSLLVFPIVYRLWLHPLRRVPGPRLAAITTQWQVRKIRAGKPFLQDVHEKYGPVVRIGPNRISVSSEEGFNKIYNSTKAFQKSDWYKVASAGHSLSTMLGLTKRPDSLDLFTETDMNKYYAQQELLADVYSTTNVTKYREHVTEVLDRVCDRIKRLNGTKASLMEWMHIIVLECIGEVTFSEGPPKYLDEGSDFGVIEGTLWGRWQWWSVLGLYPRLAVLTQVWPSIFIPIATVFTGLSFPREKSPVPLIPWVVSRIQAMVQSSNEVKTAMPETNLINQLLNANKIDSDLKLDYIKNISRTNFLAGHATMTASVTGCVAGIASRRDLQSQFEIKCRKPEVALENLCQDPLVHASINEGLRLYAGTGANLDRRVPTGGISLHGFYIPGGTDIGTSSAILQTNKKIFGQDAAEFRPERWLSKESSQLSKLDTVNLIWGEPHRRCPGQNLALMLIEMIVPRLFREFDIQVQGPDNLLATAPPFFTTSITGYSVRFLPKSH is encoded by the exons ATGGCTGAAACTCGGAGTTTTCTGAATCTAGTGGTGACAGCCATAGTCACTTTGTCCTCCCTACTTGTCTTTCCCATTGTCTATAGACTTTGGCTGCACCCTCTCCGGAGAGTGCCGGGTCCGAGACTTGCTGCCATTACGACTCAGTGGCAGGTACGTAAGATCCGTGCCGGAAAGCCGTTTCTGCAAGATGTTCATGAGAAATATGGACCTGTCGTTAGAATTGGACCAAACAGGATTTCTGTTAGTTCCGAGGAAGGGTTTAACAAGATTTACA ATTCCACCAAGGCCTTCCAGAAGTCTGATTGGTACA AAGTGGCCTCTGCAGGTCACAGCCTCTCCACCATGCTTGGTCTCACGAAACGTCCAGATAGCCTCGACCTGTTCACAGAGACAGACATGAACAAGTACTACGCTCAACAAGAACTACTTGCGGATGTGTATAGTACTACAAATGTAACAAAGTACAGAGAGCACGTCACAGAAGTTCTGGATCGCGTGTGCGACAGAATCAAGCGCCTCAATGGCACCAAAGCCTCGCTGATGGAGTGGATGCACATTATTGTCTTAG AGTGTATTGGTGAAGTGACCTTCTCTGAAGGCCCGCCAAAGTATCTCGATGAAGGTAGCGACTTTGGAGTGATTGAAGGCACTCTCTGGGGAAGATGGCAATGGTGGTCTGTACTGGGTCTATATCCTAGACTTGCTGTTTTAACCCAGGTTTGGCCATCGATATTCATTCCTATCGCAACAGTCTTCACCggactttcttttcctcggGAAAAAAGCCCAGTGCCCCTCATTCCATGGGTCGTTTCTCGGATTCAAGCCATGGTACAATCAAGCAATGAAGTCAAGACTGCGATGCCAGAAACAAATTTGATCAACCAACTTCTCAATGCCAACAAGATCGATTCTGATCTCAAGTTGGACTATATCAAGAACATATCAAGGACGAACTTTCTGGCCGGCCACGCAACAATGACAGCAAGCGTCACGGGTTGTGTGGCTGGGATAGCGAGCAGAAGAGATCTTCAATCACAATTTGAGATCAAGTGTCGCAAGCCAGAAGTGGCCTTGGAAAACCTCTGTCAAGACCCTTTAGTTCATGCTTCAATCAATGAAGGTCTTAGACTTTACGCTGGGACCGGAGCCAACCTCGATCGCAGAGTCCCCACTGGGGGGATCTCGCTTCATGGATTTTATATCCCAGGCGGAACTGATATCGGCACCTCAAGCGCAATTCTGCAGACTAACAAAAAGATTTTTGGGCAAGATGCAGCTGAGTTTAGACCTGAGAGGTGGCTATCAAAGGAATCATCTCAATTGTCGAAACTGGACACGGTAAATCTCATCTGGGGCGAGCCGCACCGACGATGTCCAGGACAAAATTTGGCTCTCATGCTTATTGAAATGATCGTCCCAAGATTGTTTAGGGAGTTTGACATTCAGGTTCAGGGCCCAGACAATCTTCTAGCAACGGCGCCTCCATTTTTTACAACGTCCATCACGGGCTACAGTGTTCGATTTCTTCCAAAGAGCCACTAA
- a CDS encoding hypothetical protein (SECRETED:SignalP(1-17)~CAZy:PL3_2~CAZy:PL3~CAZy:PL3_5~CAZy:PL3_4~CAZy:PL3_1~CAZy:PL3_3), with amino-acid sequence MKFSIVFAGLFASTVIATPQGNATPNTMGALEKRASFPIPASKGSVTYKSVQYVSGTFDGGMKTYGRGVKCTGQVEGGDKDAVFILKNGATLKNAIIGADQIEGIHCEGSCTIENVWWKKVCEDALSLKGDGNALIKGGGATGAEDKVIQHNGLGTVTIDGFTVVDFGKLYRSCGNCKKMGTRNVVVKNVKAYNGKVLTGINSNKGDVSTITGTCASSVKDICVEYKGTTPGNEPKKIGSGPSKSCKYSSVKSC; translated from the coding sequence aTGAAGTTCTCCATCGTCTTCGCCGGCCTTTTCGCCTCCACCGTCATCGCCACTCCCCAGGGCAATGCCACCCCCAACACCATGGGCGCTCTCGAGAAGCGTGCTTCTTTCCCCATTCCCGCTTCCAAGGGCTCCGTCACCTACAAGAGTGTCCAGTACGTCTCCGGCACCTTCGACGGTGGCATGAAGACCTACGGCCGTGGCGTCAAGTGCACTGGCCAGGTTGAGGGTGGCGACAAGGACGccgtcttcatcctcaagaACGGTGCCACCCTCAAGAACGCCATCATTGGCGCCGACCAGATCGAGGGTATTCACTGCGAGGGCTCTTGCACCATCGAGAACGTCTGGTGGAAGAAGGTCTGCGAGGATGCTCTCTCCCTCAAGGGTGACGGTAACGCTCTCATCAAGGGCGGTGGTGCCACTGGTGCTGAAGACAAGGTCATCCAGCACAACGGTCTCGGTACCGTCAccatcgacggcttcaccgTTGTTGACTTCGGTAAGCTTTACCGATCTTGCGGTAACTGCAAGAAGATGGGCACTCGCAACGTTGTCGTCAAGAACGTCAAGGCCTACAACGGAAAGGTCCTGACTGGTATCAACTCCAACAAGGGTGACGTCTCCACCATCACTGGTACTTGTGCTTCTTCCGTCAAGGACATCTGCGTTGAGTACAAGGGTACCACCCCTGGTAACGAGCCCAAGAAGATTGGCTCTGGTCCCAGCAAGTCTTGCAAGTACTCTTCCGTCAAGTCTTGCTAA